In Flavobacteriales bacterium, the following proteins share a genomic window:
- a CDS encoding DUF2141 domain-containing protein, with product MGIATATAFINSLFIWIPFLLMLSIFSFYNVLIGVRALRFYRGGRPNAIDNAVHAVAILFAAALFGYGIYGYATSPQNFVWVLSLVFGALGMFGITKNFRMIRKPHDRATWMRFHISGMLSGYIAAVTAFSATSPDFLPGLVQWLWPTVLFTPVIARHQRRVFKLSLATVLSALILLPTTLQAAQPYGIASSVFAIPAQAKKLSLTITVTSNKNDGTVYLRLMNEKNEKVDECVAKVVDGKAVCQFEGLTPGQYAAAAFQDLNDDGEMNANMFGMPVEPYGFSNNARGQFGPPSFDDQLFDLQSNESNTFEVK from the coding sequence ATGGGAATCGCAACGGCAACGGCCTTTATAAATAGCCTGTTCATTTGGATACCTTTCTTGTTGATGTTGAGCATATTTAGTTTTTACAACGTGCTCATCGGTGTACGCGCCCTTCGCTTTTACCGGGGCGGGCGACCCAACGCCATCGATAACGCGGTACACGCCGTGGCCATCCTCTTTGCCGCCGCACTGTTTGGGTACGGCATTTACGGTTACGCGACCTCCCCTCAAAATTTCGTGTGGGTATTGTCGTTGGTCTTTGGAGCTTTAGGTATGTTTGGAATTACTAAGAACTTTAGAATGATCAGAAAGCCCCACGACCGCGCTACTTGGATGCGCTTTCATATTTCGGGTATGCTGAGCGGGTACATCGCCGCAGTAACGGCATTCTCGGCAACGAGCCCGGACTTTTTACCCGGACTCGTTCAGTGGCTCTGGCCCACCGTGCTTTTTACCCCGGTGATCGCCCGGCATCAACGCAGGGTATTCAAACTCTCGCTCGCCACGGTACTGAGTGCCTTGATCTTGCTGCCCACGACCCTGCAAGCCGCACAGCCTTACGGTATCGCTTCTTCTGTTTTTGCCATTCCGGCGCAGGCTAAAAAGCTCAGCCTAACCATCACCGTGACTTCGAACAAGAACGACGGCACCGTGTACCTGAGGCTCATGAACGAAAAGAACGAAAAGGTCGATGAATGCGTCGCCAAAGTAGTCGACGGAAAGGCCGTTTGCCAATTCGAGGGGCTAACTCCCGGACAGTACGCAGCGGCGGCTTTCCAAGACCTGAACGACGACGGAGAAATGAACGCCAACATGTTCGGCATGCCGGTCGAACCCTACGGGTTCTCCAACAATGCCCGCGGCCAATTTGGACCGCCTTCATTCGACGATCAACTCTTTGACCTT